Proteins encoded in a region of the Streptomyces sp. NBC_01471 genome:
- a CDS encoding LysR substrate-binding domain-containing protein → MYEPAQLRTFLTVSQTLSFTQAAHRLGIRQSTVSQHVRRLEDATGRMLFTRDTHSVELTEDGEAMLGFARTILQGHERAAAFFAGTRPRGRLRFGASEDFVLTRLPEILESFRTEHPEVDLELTVGISGTLHEQLAAGSLDLVLAKRRAGHTHGELVWRSALTWIGAPRLRIDPERPLPLILFPPPGITRARALEVLEEDGRAWRIACTSTSLSGLIAAARAGLGIMAHTRGLIPPGLTQIPARAGLPDLGDVDFVLLHGRAGGSAEEAADALASAILGGADRLHHQL, encoded by the coding sequence ATGTACGAACCGGCGCAGTTGCGCACCTTTCTCACCGTGTCGCAGACCCTGAGCTTCACCCAGGCAGCCCACCGCCTCGGGATTCGCCAGTCGACGGTGAGCCAGCATGTCCGCCGGCTGGAGGACGCGACGGGCCGGATGCTGTTCACCCGGGACACCCACAGCGTGGAGCTGACCGAGGACGGCGAGGCGATGCTCGGCTTCGCCCGGACGATCCTCCAGGGGCACGAGCGGGCGGCGGCCTTCTTCGCGGGCACCAGGCCGCGCGGCAGGCTGCGGTTCGGGGCGTCGGAGGACTTCGTACTGACCCGGCTGCCGGAGATCCTGGAGTCCTTCCGCACCGAGCACCCCGAGGTCGATCTGGAACTCACCGTCGGCATCTCCGGCACCCTGCACGAGCAGCTGGCGGCGGGCTCGCTCGACCTGGTGCTCGCCAAGCGGCGCGCCGGACACACCCACGGCGAGCTGGTCTGGCGCTCCGCCCTGACCTGGATCGGCGCCCCCCGGCTGCGCATCGACCCCGAACGCCCGCTCCCGCTGATCCTCTTCCCGCCGCCCGGCATCACCCGCGCCCGAGCGCTGGAGGTGCTGGAGGAGGACGGCCGCGCCTGGCGCATCGCCTGTACGAGCACCAGCCTCAGCGGACTGATCGCGGCGGCCCGCGCGGGCCTCGGCATCATGGCGCACACCCGCGGCCTGATCCCGCCCGGCCTCACCCAGATCCCGGCCAGGGCCGGGCTGCCCGACCTCGGTGACGTGGACTTCGTCCTGCTGCACGGCCGGGCGGGCGGAAGCGCCGAGGAGGCCGCCGACGCCCTGGCATCGGCGATCCTGGGGGGCGCCGACCGGCTGCACCATCAGCTCTAG
- a CDS encoding Lrp/AsnC family transcriptional regulator: MESPDFDELDLQLLHGLEVNARVSFSRLAAVLGVSDQTVARRYRRLHTEGGMRVVGVRDAASLGQDTWMLRLRCAPDAADSIARALARRPDTAWIGLTSGGTEVVGQTSARTRGEHEALLLGKLPRTPSITEIRAHQLLHRFYGGPAGWLAKSRALTDAQVTALRPPGTGRTDGAGITAEDEPLVTALERDGRATFAELRKATGRSESAVRRRLDQLLGSGTLFIDVQFDSEQFGYGIAALLWITAAPSALDSVGRALATHREVATASAVSGPCNLFAVVVCRDTPELYAYVSARLGLLEGVQHVECTPMLRRVKQLTYEEGLTGRTLS; encoded by the coding sequence GTGGAATCACCTGACTTCGACGAGCTCGACCTCCAGCTGCTGCACGGGCTCGAAGTCAACGCACGGGTCTCTTTCAGCCGGCTCGCGGCCGTACTCGGCGTCTCCGACCAGACGGTCGCCCGCCGGTACCGGCGGCTGCACACCGAGGGCGGGATGCGCGTGGTCGGGGTGCGCGACGCGGCGAGTCTCGGCCAGGACACCTGGATGCTCCGGCTGCGCTGCGCGCCCGACGCCGCAGATTCGATCGCCAGGGCGCTGGCCCGCCGCCCCGACACGGCCTGGATCGGACTCACATCGGGCGGTACGGAGGTGGTCGGCCAGACGAGCGCGCGCACCCGGGGCGAACACGAGGCGCTGCTCCTCGGGAAGCTGCCGCGCACCCCGAGCATCACCGAGATCAGGGCTCACCAGCTGCTGCACCGCTTCTACGGCGGCCCGGCGGGCTGGCTCGCGAAGAGCCGCGCCCTCACCGACGCGCAGGTGACGGCGCTCCGTCCGCCCGGGACGGGGCGGACGGACGGGGCCGGAATCACCGCGGAGGACGAGCCGCTGGTCACCGCGCTCGAACGCGACGGCCGTGCCACCTTCGCCGAACTCCGCAAGGCGACCGGCCGTTCGGAATCGGCGGTGCGCCGCAGACTCGACCAGCTGCTGGGCTCCGGCACGCTCTTCATCGACGTGCAGTTCGACTCCGAGCAGTTCGGGTACGGCATCGCGGCCCTGCTGTGGATCACCGCTGCCCCTTCCGCCCTGGACTCCGTCGGGCGGGCGCTGGCGACCCACCGGGAAGTGGCCACCGCGAGCGCCGTCTCGGGGCCGTGCAACCTGTTCGCGGTGGTGGTCTGCCGCGACACCCCGGAGCTGTACGCGTATGTGAGCGCGCGCCTCGGGCTGCTGGAAGGGGTCCAGCACGTGGAGTGCACACCGATGCTGCGCCGGGTCAAGCAGCTCACGTACGAGGAGGGGCTCACCGGCCGCACGCTCTCCTAG
- a CDS encoding MFS transporter, whose protein sequence is MRKWGPLIAVCLGTFMLLLDVTIVIVALPDMAGSLKASLSDLQWVIDIYALALAALLLGAGAAADVTGRRRLYAAGTALFALASLACGLSTSPAMLIAMRGLQGVGGAAMFATTLSLLGAAYQGRDRGVALGVWGAVSGAAAAIGPVLGGVLTQTLDWRWIFFVNLPVSAAAIWITLRTVTESQRQADRRVDWAGTVAFAVFAGALTFAVVRADTVGWASGRTGAAVAVAVVALAAFVVVERRAAHPLLDLGLLRRPSFAVVMVGALAFNAAAFGVLPYTSIWLQTLLGMSPVRAGLAVLPLAVASFVVAAVGGRLLHGRSPRLVIGGGLVLIGAGALAEATLDAGSDWTGLSAGLVLAGIGVGLVSPALAGAALASVPPRNAGMAGGAVNTFRQLGFALGVAVFGTVLTSRMEGTLPGPSGQAHTAAHVLAGGGASALRSRIPDATLHGAFASGLNGAALVAGILGLVAGIAVLAFLRPAPAERPPVRTEEPVGAASR, encoded by the coding sequence ATGCGTAAGTGGGGGCCGCTCATAGCGGTCTGTCTGGGCACCTTCATGCTGCTGCTCGATGTGACGATCGTGATCGTGGCGCTGCCCGACATGGCGGGTTCGCTGAAGGCGTCGCTCTCCGATCTCCAGTGGGTGATCGACATCTACGCGCTCGCGCTGGCCGCGCTGCTGCTGGGCGCGGGGGCGGCGGCCGACGTCACCGGGCGGCGCAGGCTGTACGCGGCGGGCACCGCGCTGTTCGCGCTGGCCTCACTGGCCTGCGGCCTCTCGACGAGCCCGGCAATGCTCATCGCGATGCGCGGGCTCCAGGGGGTGGGGGGCGCCGCCATGTTCGCGACGACCCTCTCGCTGCTCGGCGCCGCCTACCAGGGACGGGACCGCGGCGTCGCGCTCGGGGTGTGGGGTGCGGTGAGCGGCGCCGCCGCGGCGATCGGTCCGGTGCTCGGCGGGGTGCTGACGCAGACGCTGGACTGGCGGTGGATCTTCTTCGTCAATCTGCCGGTGAGTGCGGCGGCGATCTGGATCACGCTGCGTACGGTCACCGAGTCGCAGCGGCAGGCGGACCGCAGGGTCGACTGGGCCGGCACCGTGGCCTTCGCGGTGTTCGCCGGGGCCCTGACCTTCGCCGTGGTGCGCGCGGACACCGTGGGCTGGGCCTCCGGCCGTACCGGGGCCGCTGTGGCCGTCGCCGTGGTGGCGCTGGCCGCGTTCGTGGTCGTCGAACGGCGCGCCGCCCATCCGCTGCTCGATCTGGGGCTGCTGCGCCGCCCGTCGTTCGCCGTGGTGATGGTGGGCGCGCTGGCCTTCAACGCGGCCGCCTTCGGCGTGCTCCCCTACACCTCGATCTGGCTCCAGACCCTGCTCGGGATGAGTCCGGTACGGGCGGGGCTCGCCGTACTGCCGCTGGCCGTGGCCTCGTTCGTGGTGGCGGCCGTCGGTGGCCGGCTGCTGCACGGCAGGTCGCCCCGGCTGGTGATCGGCGGCGGGCTGGTCCTCATCGGCGCCGGGGCACTGGCCGAGGCCACGCTGGACGCCGGATCGGACTGGACGGGCCTTTCGGCCGGGCTGGTACTGGCCGGGATCGGGGTCGGTCTGGTGTCGCCCGCGCTCGCGGGCGCGGCGCTCGCCTCCGTACCGCCGCGCAACGCCGGGATGGCGGGCGGCGCGGTCAACACCTTCCGCCAGCTCGGGTTCGCGCTGGGCGTCGCGGTGTTCGGCACCGTGCTCACCTCCCGGATGGAGGGGACGCTGCCCGGCCCCTCCGGGCAGGCGCACACCGCCGCCCATGTCCTGGCGGGCGGCGGGGCGTCCGCGCTGCGCTCCCGGATCCCGGATGCCACGCTGCACGGCGCCTTCGCGTCGGGGCTCAACGGCGCCGCACTCGTCGCGGGCATCCTGGGCCTGGTCGCCGGGATCGCGGTACTGGCCTTCCTGCGGCCCGCTCCGGCCGAGCGGCCGCCGGTGCGTACCGAGGAGCCGGTGGGCGCCGCGTCCCGGTGA